Proteins encoded by one window of Sulfurospirillum barnesii SES-3:
- a CDS encoding UDP-N-acetylmuramate dehydrogenase: MTKTIHFSSYSSIKIGPSVDVFLLDSLMPLPLDYRLIGGANNLLISPTPPPLAMLDKSFDFIRLEENVLHVGGATPSGKILSFAKKHNLASFELMQKLPGTLGGMVAMNAGLKEWEVFNNLRAIRTENGWIEKSKINHGYRFANIDGIVYEATFTCNEGFDESLLAMFKQMRDNQPKEASAGSCFKNPKGHYAGKLIEEAGFKGKRIGAMMFSPVHANFLVNTGGGTFEDALKLITEVKAEVFKRFGVELEEEIIIL; this comes from the coding sequence ATGACAAAAACAATTCATTTTTCAAGCTATTCAAGTATTAAAATTGGTCCGAGCGTGGATGTCTTTCTTTTAGATTCACTGATGCCACTCCCTTTGGATTATCGCTTAATTGGTGGTGCAAACAACCTTTTAATCAGCCCAACACCTCCACCCCTTGCTATGTTGGACAAGTCTTTTGATTTCATTCGATTAGAAGAAAATGTGTTACATGTAGGTGGAGCCACACCCAGTGGTAAAATCCTCTCCTTTGCTAAAAAACACAACCTTGCAAGCTTTGAGCTGATGCAAAAACTCCCAGGAACCCTAGGCGGTATGGTTGCTATGAATGCGGGGCTTAAAGAGTGGGAAGTGTTCAATAACCTCCGTGCGATTCGCACTGAAAACGGATGGATAGAAAAATCTAAGATAAACCATGGCTACCGCTTTGCGAACATTGATGGCATCGTGTATGAAGCCACCTTTACATGTAACGAGGGTTTTGATGAAAGTCTACTAGCAATGTTTAAGCAAATGCGTGACAATCAACCTAAAGAGGCCAGCGCAGGCAGCTGTTTTAAAAATCCAAAAGGGCACTATGCTGGGAAACTGATTGAAGAAGCGGGATTTAAAGGCAAACGAATTGGCGCTATGATGTTTAGTCCCGTACATGCCAACTTTTTGGTGAACACAGGGGGTGGAACGTTTGAAGATGCACTGAAGCTCATCACGGAGGTGAAAGCAGAGGTTTTCAAGCGTTTTGGAGTGGAACTTGAAGAGGAAATTATTATCCTCTAG
- the fliQ gene encoding flagellar biosynthesis protein FliQ has translation MEAKLIGLGVETFKIALYLSLPMLLAGMIAGLSISIFQAVTQINESTLSFVPKILITIVVAIFTMPWMMNMMIEFTTRLFDMIPTFIF, from the coding sequence ATGGAAGCCAAACTCATTGGTTTAGGTGTTGAAACCTTTAAAATTGCTCTTTACCTCTCTTTACCCATGCTTTTAGCGGGAATGATTGCAGGTCTTTCCATTAGTATTTTTCAAGCGGTTACCCAAATCAATGAATCAACACTGAGTTTTGTTCCTAAAATTTTAATTACCATTGTGGTTGCTATTTTTACCATGCCATGGATGATGAACATGATGATAGAATTTACCACCCGCCTATTCGACATGATTCCTACGTTCATTTTTTAA
- a CDS encoding NYN domain-containing protein, with protein sequence MKSLQKIALLIDADNTQLSKIEYVIREISTHGRIVVKRAYGNWKKEGLKHWESEIKRLAIKAEQQFDYVAGKNATDMALVIDAIELLHRGIYDAFVIVSSDSDFTPLSIKIHESGIYVMGVGEKKTPEAFKNSCDEFIFLENLEDDINEKTSNEGNEKVISDDINEIHSLLRIASDKYQDDDGFVNVSSVGSFIKRAKPDFDPRTYGFEKLPRLIEAFPDKYEMTKYAGKGTVNIIAYRCKQDKKQIHALVQKR encoded by the coding sequence GTGAAATTTCTACACATGGACGTATCGTTGTCAAAAGAGCCTATGGCAATTGGAAAAAAGAGGGCCTTAAACACTGGGAGAGTGAAATAAAAAGATTGGCGATTAAGGCTGAGCAGCAATTTGATTATGTCGCAGGAAAGAATGCAACCGATATGGCATTGGTGATTGATGCGATAGAGTTATTGCATCGGGGAATTTACGATGCTTTTGTGATTGTCTCAAGTGACAGTGATTTTACGCCCCTATCCATTAAAATACATGAGTCAGGTATCTATGTGATGGGTGTTGGTGAAAAAAAGACTCCTGAAGCTTTTAAAAACTCATGTGACGAGTTTATTTTCCTAGAAAATTTAGAAGATGACATCAATGAAAAAACATCTAACGAAGGGAATGAAAAAGTCATAAGCGATGATATTAATGAAATACATAGTCTCTTAAGAATTGCATCTGACAAGTATCAAGATGATGATGGCTTTGTAAATGTGAGCTCGGTTGGTTCCTTTATTAAAAGAGCGAAACCAGATTTTGACCCTCGAACGTATGGATTTGAGAAATTACCTCGATTAATTGAAGCATTTCCTGATAAGTATGAAATGACAAAATATGCAGGAAAAGGGACGGTAAATATTATTGCGTATCGATGCAAACAGGATAAAAAACAGATTCATGCGTTGGTGCAGAAAAGGTAA